Part of the Clostridia bacterium genome is shown below.
GCCCTCCGGTTGAAGCCGGTCCGCCGCAGCGGCGCCCGCCTCTTCCCAGGTGCCTGCCGAAGGCCGCACGCCGGCCAGCTCCGCCTCGACCTCGTACGCGCGCACGGGCGTGTCGCCCACGCCGCAGAACACGAGGCGCGCCTCCGCCACGCGCCCATCCTCGTCCAGGCGCACCGAGGCGCCCGCCCCCACGAGCGCGAAGTCGCCCTCGCGGCGCGCGACCTCCGCGAACGCCTGGCCCGTGTGCGGCGACGGCAGCGGCAGCCGCACGGCCACGGCCACGTCCTCAGGCGGCAGCGCCGTGGTGAAGTATGTGAGGAAGAACGCGTCCGCCGGAATCCGGTAGCGCCCCTCCGCGCCGAGGGCCTCCACTTCGCCGCCGAGCAGGGCCAGGACGGCCGGCATCTCCGCCGCCGGATCGGCGTGGCAGACGCTGCCCACGGGCGTGCCGCGGTTGCGGATCGCCGGGTGGCCGACGAGCGCGAGCGCCTCTCGCAAGATCGGCAGGCGCCGGCCCAGCGCCGCGTGGCGCAGGACGTCCGCGTGGCGGACGGCGGCCCCGATGACGACGACGTC
Proteins encoded:
- a CDS encoding xanthine dehydrogenase family protein subunit M; the protein is MKSAAFAYHRVRSAEEARDCLARYGGEAKVLAGGQSLVPMLHMRLVRPAALVDINRAEGLDRVEFPPEEDVVVIGAAVRHADVLRHAALGRRLPILREALALVGHPAIRNRGTPVGSVCHADPAAEMPAVLALLGGEVEALGAEGRYRIPADAFFLTYFTTALPPEDVAVAVRLPLPSPHTGQAFAEVARREGDFALVGAGASVRLDEDGRVAEARLVFCGVGDTPVRAYEVEAELAGVRPSAGTWEEAGAAAADRLQPEGDVHASAAYRREVAARLAARVLAAAFRRAREGPDAAEVAGPNAADGGASPAGRNDAPDHRGGLPE